GGGGCCTGGGCGGCTTGCACGCCCAGCGCGGTCAGCCGCTGCTGCTGCTCGGTGGACAGCCGCGCCCAGGTGGCCGGATCCTTCTGCCGCTGGAGCCACACTCCGAGGTCGTCGCCGTCGAAGAGCACTCCGGGCGGGATGGCCGGCAGCACTCCGTCGGCGTCGACCAGGTCCGCCAGGACGCGGTGGTGGCGTTGCCAGTCCAGTGGCCAGGGGCAGTTCCAGTCCTCATCGATCGCGGCCAGCTGCTCCGCGCGTACGGTGGCCCGCTCCGTGTCCTTGCCGAGGCCGCCCTTCCGGCGAAGGTTGGCCATGTGCTGCCCGATGGGCGCCATCGCCTCGCCCTCACCCCACACCGCGTCCTGACGTGGAGCGAGGTGTCCGGTGGCCCGCTGATAGGACCGCAGCGCGGCGAGCTTGGTCTCCCAGGCTTCCTCGCCCGGCTCCCACACCATCCCGGCTTCCGGCGCGTCCAGCAGGGTCTTGCGCCGCGGCTCCAGCTCGCCGGCCCGCAGGGCCTTGCGCTGCTGGTGGACCCACTGCCCGAGCGGGAAGCCCTTCGTCACGCCGACTTCGGTCTCGGTGTCGCAGGGGACGGCGTGCAGGCCGGTGATCTCGTTCTCGGCTCGCCATGGACGCTACGCGCACCGGGACGACGCCGACGGCGTGCATCCAGTGCGCGAGGACGACCAGCAGACGCACCGCCCGCAGGAGCCCGGACCGCCCCGCGGCCGGGGGGCCAGCCACTGAGTGCACCCGATGCCGGGCACCCGATGTCGTGGTGCGTACCGGCGATGCACGGAATCCACTCCACCGGGTGGAGTCCACCGCCTGGGAGTGGACACCATCGTGCGGGAGTGCGCGACACCGACGGGACGATGCCGTGCAGCCACCCGGTGCACGACCGCCGCATTTCCCCTTGACCACGGCCCGTGTCAAGGGGAAACGCCCCACCGGCCCGCGCCACCGCGCCAGGTCCATCGCCGTGGTGGGGGAGCCCCGCGCCCAGTCCCGCAGCGCGGACAGCAGCACGCACCCGGCCTCGTCCAGCGCGAAGGAGTCCGTACACGGGTCGGCCTCCCCGTCGACGGCCGTGACGGGCCAGACGATGCCCTCGGCAACCGCAGCAGGATGAACGCCAGCTCCGGGTCCGCTTCCGCCCACCCGGCGACAGCGCCGCCGTCACCCATGCTGTGCCTGGTGGACTGGGTGGCGACGAAGCTGCGCTGGCGGCTCGCCGTCGATGACGCCGAAGGCGTCGTTCTGACCGAGTGGGCCGTGGGTCGCCCGAACGTATCTGTGAGGGTGGTCTTCGCTCGGAGCCCGATGCGGTGGTAGCTCCGGCGTCGCCGAGGCCACGGTCAGGCCCTGCAATGCCGGCTGCGCAGAGTAGATGCCGACAGGCAGGTGAGCACGTACAGACTGCTGTTGATGCCCGCATCTTGGTGCGTACGCCGGGGCAGAAGGCGCACGCTGTGCGTCGGTCGTGTCGACATGCGCTGGACATGGTGGGCAGTGCTTCCGGACCACTGGATGGATGGGTTTGCACGCCGCAGGCTCGGGCGGCGATCTGTCGGCCTCCAGCATGGGAGCAGCGCACCTGCGGCAGACGGTTGCTTCGTGTGCGAGCGCAGGAGACGTCTGCCCGACAAGAAGACCAGGCCGACCAAGCGGTGCAGGCAGTGCGGCACCTGCCCAGGAACGGCCGACCTATTGCATACGCCTGTAGCGGGCGGTTGGTGAACGGTGAGGGGATGATGATGAGCACTGCCCATGTGGCAGCCACAGGGGGAGAGGATTCCGACCCGCCGATCAGCACGTTCGCGGGGACCGGGGAGGCGGGCTTCAGCGGGGACGAAGGCTTGGCTGTATCGGCTGAGTTGAACCATCCGTACGGTGTCGCGGTAGACAGCACCGGCACTCTGTACTTCTCTGAATACAGCAACCACCGGGTCCGCAAGGTCACGGCGGACGGGAAGATCAGTACGTTCGCGGGGACCGGGGAGGCGGACTACGGGGACGACGACGGCCTGGCCGTCTCTGCCCGGCTGAACTACCCGCGTGGGGTGGCGGTGGACAGCGCAGACGCCGTCTATATCGCCGATGCCGGCAACCACCGGGTCCGCAAGGTCACGGCGAACGGGGAGATCAGCACGTTCGCCGGCACGGGCGCCGCGGGTGCCGGTGGCGACGGCGGTCTTGCCACCGCTGCCGAGCTGGACCGTCCGTACGGTGTCGCAGTGGACGGCACCGGTGCCGTCTACATTGCCGACCACAACAACCACCGGGTGCGGAAGGTCGCGGTGGACGGGACGATCAGTACGTTCGCCGGCACGGGCGAGGCGGACTTCGGTGGTGACGGCGGGGCGGCGGAGTCGGCTCAGCTGAACGGCCCGCACGCAGTGGCGGTGGACAGTGCAGGCGTCGTCTACATCGCCGACGCCGAGAACCACCGGGTGCGGAAGGTCGCGGTGGACGGGACGATCAGTACGTTCGCCGGCACGGGCGAGGCGGACTTCGGTGGTGACGGCGGGGCGGCGGAGTCGGCCCAGCTGAACCACCCCGTGGCGGTGGCGGTGGACAGTGCCGACTGCGTCCACATCTGCGACCAGTACAACCACCGGGTGCGGAAGGTCGCGGCCGACGGGACGATCAGCACGGTCGCCGGCACGGGCGAGGCGGACTTCGGCGGAGATGACGACCCGGCCGGCTCGGCCCAGCTGAACAACCCGTTCGGACTCGCGCTGAACGGCGTCGACGCCCTCTACATCGCCGACCACATCAACAACCGGATCCGGAAGATCGCCTCACCGAGGCTGCCCAAGTCCGGCACGGTGGTCTGCTGGGCCAACGCCCGCAGCAGGCTGCGGATGGCGGTCACGCGCGAGTCCACCAAGGACGGTGCCGAGATCCATCAGACCCTCCCCGTTCCCCGGGGGCATCAGCGGTGGCGGCTGGTCGTGGTCGGCCAGAACGACGGCGAAGCCCTGTACCGGATCGAGAACGTGCGCAGCGGCAAGGCGTTGGAGGTCGTCGGCGGGCAGGAGTGGCCCGGCGCGGTGATCGCGCAACGCGCCTATGAGGGGGACGACGCGCACCACCAGCAGTGGAGGCTGATCCCGGCGGGCTCGGCGGCGGACGCTCCGCATGTGTACGAGATCGCGAACCGCAACAGCGGACTGTACCTGCGAGCGGACACCAATGCCCGCACGGCGATCAGGCAGGACGGGGCGGAGGGCGACCACCAGGGCCGGCAGTGGCAGCTGCTGCCCGCGTGATGCCGAAGGGGGCAGAGGCGGTCTCGCCCCTGCCCCCTTCACGACCAGGGCGTCACTTGGAGCCGGGCGGCTTGTCGGCGGTCGCCTTGGGTGCCTTGCCGGCCTCCGGCGCCGCGGGCTTCGCCGGCGTCTTGGGCATGCCGGTGTACTTGCCCTTGTCCGGCTTGTTCTGCAGGTCCTCGTTCTTCTTCAGGTCGGGGTTGTTCGCCATCTTCGCATTCGACTGCTCCATGCCTTCGGACGCTGCCGTGGACACCGAGCCGAGATCCTGGGTGTACCCCGTCGGGCCGGCCGCCTCCTGGGTCTTTTGGACGAAGGCGCCGAGGAAGCCCATGATGAGGCGCGCTTCCGGCGATTGCTCCTGTACGACCTTCGCGCGCGAGGAAGCCCCGTGGATCGCATCGGCGGACAGGCTCGTGCTCTTGTCGTCGTACGTGGTGTCGGTGACGTCCTCCTCGAAGTCAGAGTCGAAGTCGAAGTCGGGGTCCGCGGTCGGCTGCGTCCGGTCGCCGTGGGTCACGGAGAAGAACCCCGCGCTCTTGCCGGCGAAGTCGAAGATGCTGTTGAACACCATGGTGGTCACCTCTGCTCGTCGTGCTCGGCGTGGTGCCGGCTCACGTGTGCTTGTGCAGCGAGCGGTCGCTGTCGGTCAGGCTCTGGCAGTCGAACATCGTGTGGTGGACGTCCAGGACGGAGACGACCTCGGCCAGCCCGTGCAGGTGGAAGCCGCCGCAGGCCAGGTCGAGGACGCTGATGGGGCGGGCGACCATCTGGTCGAGGCCGGGATAGTCGCCGGGCTGCGGGGGACACAGGACCGCCACCGGCACGGCGTAGTACACCGCGATGAACCCGGAGAAGGTCACCGGGATCTCGTAGTAGTAGTGCTTGTGGCAGCGTCGCTGGGTGACGACGCTCTCCACGCGGCCGCCCGGGGGGACCTCGCCGGAGATCTGCGACTTCGAGGCCCAGCTGGTGCTCAGCGAACCGCTCACGGAGCCTTGGATGCCCAGCGCCAGCGAGGCGTTGAGCGTAGCGGTGCCGGTGGCGCTGCCCGTGGTCGTGAAGCCCACCGACTCCGTCACCGTGTTCGCCATGGAGTTCGTTGCCGCGTTCCGCACCGCGTTCTCGGTGGCGTTCGCGTTGTCCACTCCGACGCTGTCTTTGCTGTTCTTGTTCGTCACGGTGTTCGCGTTCTTGTTCGCCACCTCGTTCTGGCACTGCGCCTGCATCTGCTCCTGGAGGTCCATCCGCAGCTGGTTCTGCAGCTGCAATTGCAGTTGTGCGCTGATGCTGCCGCCGAAGGTGAGCTTGGCATCTCCTTGGAGCGACCACTTGATGTCGTTCGACACGCTGAAGTCGACCGAGTCGGTGAAGGTCATTTTGGACGTCTGACTGCGGTTGACATAGGTACGCGAGGAGCACATGTCGGGCGGGGGCTGCCTGATGTCGCACCGCTCCTCGATGAGCGGCTCCCCGAGGTGCATATAGGCGATCCAGCCCAGTTGGAACGCGGTAACGGTACCGGGCATGGTGCCGTAACGCTGCTTGTTAACGGAGAGCCCGATGGGTTTGTGCGGCACACCTGAGTCGTCGACGTAGACCAGGTTGGGGTGGTTCAGCAGAGCCTTCCAGTCGATGTGGAGTTCTTTCAGGTTCTTCTTCGTCAGCGGCTGGCGCTTGGTCCGTCCCAGGTTGTACGCGTTGGAAGACATTCCCATCCTCGACTAATGTGGCCGAATATCGCTCGGTAAATTTGAACGGAATGTGCACGCGTTCTGGCGATCGAAGCTAGCACGGCATTTTTTTCCCCGAAAGATGTCACCGTTCATCACCCTCCATCGAGTGATAAACGCTCCCTGCCCTCTCAACTCTCCTTGTTCCAGGGTAACTTCGAGAAAGTATCGATCGCAGCGGTTTATCGGTGATATCGCTGAGCGCCGGACGCGTTGTTCTCCACATCCAGAACAGGTGAGGTATTTCGCGATGTACACCCAAGAACGCACCACGATGTCGAACCTGGTGGTCGGTGGCCCGGTAGCGGTCAACAGCCACGACAACGCGATCGTGGCGGCACTGGTCGAGAACCGGCCCGTCATGCTCGTCCACGCCTTCAACGGCGGCTATCTGCGGCCCGCCGAACTGACCGACTCGGTCCACGACAAGGGCGTCGAGCTGGCCACCGCACTGGACCAGGTCACCAAGGAGGCGAAGGGCCACCTCTGGTACATCACCCCCGCAGGCTTCTTCGGGCAGCGCCCCCTGTACT
This Streptomyces decoyicus DNA region includes the following protein-coding sequences:
- a CDS encoding NHL domain-containing protein; this encodes MSTAHVAATGGEDSDPPISTFAGTGEAGFSGDEGLAVSAELNHPYGVAVDSTGTLYFSEYSNHRVRKVTADGKISTFAGTGEADYGDDDGLAVSARLNYPRGVAVDSADAVYIADAGNHRVRKVTANGEISTFAGTGAAGAGGDGGLATAAELDRPYGVAVDGTGAVYIADHNNHRVRKVAVDGTISTFAGTGEADFGGDGGAAESAQLNGPHAVAVDSAGVVYIADAENHRVRKVAVDGTISTFAGTGEADFGGDGGAAESAQLNHPVAVAVDSADCVHICDQYNHRVRKVAADGTISTVAGTGEADFGGDDDPAGSAQLNNPFGLALNGVDALYIADHINNRIRKIASPRLPKSGTVVCWANARSRLRMAVTRESTKDGAEIHQTLPVPRGHQRWRLVVVGQNDGEALYRIENVRSGKALEVVGGQEWPGAVIAQRAYEGDDAHHQQWRLIPAGSAADAPHVYEIANRNSGLYLRADTNARTAIRQDGAEGDHQGRQWQLLPA
- a CDS encoding helicase associated domain-containing protein encodes the protein MTKGFPLGQWVHQQRKALRAGELEPRRKTLLDAPEAGMVWEPGEEAWETKLAALRSYQRATGHLAPRQDAVWGEGEAMAPIGQHMANLRRKGGLGKDTERATVRAEQLAAIDEDWNCPWPLDWQRHHRVLADLVDADGVLPAIPPGVLFDGDDLGVWLQRQKDPATWARLSTEQQQRLTALGVQAAQAPSPARQRSARHGPR